The following are from one region of the Leptospira kirschneri serovar Cynopteri str. 3522 CT genome:
- the sph gene encoding sphingomyelin phosphodiesterase: MITKRNVLRKKNWEYTEKFISLTLITVCYVFLFFTSCKPGKQNSINLLLLLLNSLDNKNINAESENSTNANPNDEENENSINADPNQNVNVSSSSDSSGPLPPNKNLISPTSSNSNVNLDSTDVGIKILSQNVFMVPTDQEDLGQEARAQRIASSNYIKKQDIIVFEGLFHYDARKILLEKIRSEYPYQTDVVGSTKNGWNTTFGAFTNHLMKDGGVIIVSKWPIEEKIQYIFNNLSCGQDQYYNKGFAYVKINKNGKKFHVIGTQLQTRESDCFNSGETIRKLQIKNIKDFIYSKNIPKDETVLIAGDLNVVKGSNEYFDMISRLNVNEPKYVGVPFTLDTKTNAIASYYYENQEPIYLDYIFVSKSHAQPSVWQNLAYDPISSTTWKRSDGYTSYEFSDRYPVYGFVYADSSTPTKSGHKRTYDQVSFQSTANGKFIQADPNRKDGWLKADATTKTDFTKFNLLQESVSESNPSCMMNNGSVRIESSYYLNYYWNWFIGAASGDYGYHTKFNDASNNLGIRNLDNGCLKNGSRVAFYDWDTVGGGYHYITVWDRGSWKEYLFLWVQSFLSAREIFYLYLDPNPPKDWSQDLIYHH; encoded by the coding sequence ATGATCACAAAGCGAAACGTACTTCGAAAAAAAAACTGGGAATATACAGAAAAATTTATAAGTTTAACACTGATTACAGTTTGTTACGTATTTCTTTTTTTTACAAGCTGTAAACCGGGCAAACAAAACTCCATAAATCTTCTGTTGCTCTTGCTTAATAGTTTAGATAACAAAAATATAAATGCGGAAAGCGAAAATTCAACAAATGCAAATCCTAACGACGAGGAAAATGAAAACTCAATAAACGCAGATCCTAACCAAAATGTAAACGTTTCTTCGAGTTCCGATTCTTCAGGCCCACTTCCTCCAAACAAAAATCTTATAAGTCCCACTTCCTCAAATTCAAATGTAAACTTGGATTCTACAGATGTAGGAATTAAAATTTTAAGCCAAAATGTATTTATGGTACCTACAGATCAGGAAGACTTGGGGCAAGAAGCAAGGGCGCAGAGGATTGCGAGTTCAAACTATATAAAAAAACAAGACATTATCGTGTTTGAAGGCTTATTCCATTATGACGCAAGAAAAATTCTCTTAGAAAAAATTCGTTCCGAATACCCGTATCAAACCGACGTAGTAGGCAGCACAAAAAATGGTTGGAATACAACTTTTGGCGCCTTTACAAATCATTTAATGAAAGACGGAGGCGTAATCATCGTTAGTAAATGGCCTATCGAAGAAAAAATACAATATATATTCAATAATTTAAGTTGTGGTCAAGATCAGTATTATAACAAAGGATTCGCATATGTGAAAATTAATAAAAATGGAAAAAAATTTCATGTCATAGGAACTCAATTACAAACTCGTGAATCTGACTGTTTTAATTCTGGAGAAACTATACGTAAACTTCAAATTAAGAATATTAAAGATTTCATATATTCTAAAAATATTCCAAAAGATGAAACCGTTTTGATTGCGGGAGATTTAAACGTAGTCAAAGGAAGTAATGAATATTTCGATATGATTTCCAGGTTAAACGTTAACGAACCCAAATATGTAGGAGTCCCTTTTACTTTAGATACGAAAACAAACGCTATTGCCTCTTACTATTACGAAAATCAAGAACCGATTTACTTGGATTATATTTTTGTTTCAAAATCACACGCTCAACCTTCGGTTTGGCAAAATTTAGCTTACGATCCAATTTCAAGCACAACCTGGAAACGATCCGACGGATATACAAGTTATGAATTTTCAGATCGTTATCCGGTATACGGCTTTGTATATGCGGACTCTTCTACTCCTACAAAGTCCGGACATAAAAGAACATACGATCAAGTTTCTTTTCAATCGACTGCTAACGGTAAATTCATTCAAGCAGATCCTAATAGAAAAGACGGTTGGCTAAAAGCGGATGCTACAACAAAAACGGATTTTACTAAATTCAATTTATTGCAAGAGAGTGTTTCGGAATCTAATCCATCTTGTATGATGAATAATGGATCAGTCAGAATTGAATCTTCTTATTATTTAAATTACTATTGGAATTGGTTTATTGGCGCAGCCAGCGGCGACTATGGCTACCATACAAAGTTTAACGACGCTTCTAATAACTTAGGTATTAGAAATTTAGACAATGGATGTCTAAAAAATGGCAGCAGAGTAGCCTTTTATGATTGGGATACGGTTGGTGGTGGTTATCATTACATAACGGTTTGGGACAGAGGAAGTTGGAAGGAATACTTGTTTCTTTGGGTACAATCCTTTCTTAGCGCAAGAGAAATTTTTTACTTATATCTAGACCCCAACCCACCCAAAGACTGGAGTCAAGATTTAATTTATCATCATTAA
- a CDS encoding TPR end-of-group domain-containing protein translates to MIFRPKDFPKKTIPKYYSDYFEKLNHFDFEGAIKLLEKIFQDERNQNKKGILKEEKKYKSLSVRFQEMLDGFHFSEPLSKKVDLVLKHLEESFNPENLRVHRFKPFNGFLFKMSDDGFSSAVLESIHFDPETQRISNVFGLNHEIIFEKDSYPSGEDLEETEENSSELYDFIYDMEEGEYSIYYQEEKIDGRDLHVHIKLLLFTKMIREIVDKLLLDERFAKFPKVFPFYVLVNSEECYNYTQDSFFLEILPPIELQSIRENPYFTLYETSSKIENSISAKEEFLFHLKFLDQQDSKEFQTLLKIVNSNPEFQSILEKSASDSLNYNFDEQDEQDLLARVKDFEPHLFSSFFWKLAQFNPKSHLENARNFQNKVFFRLPPPLVDSYKIAIPNINDFSYVLFHSYLSIPEEYRSEFYSSFEETLNRMKSLAHPGFKIRAMEIEARFKSNQFDSKESPIYSNPPEEFIDVIIDLIHCMPKKFPWFGEAWDFIFKDRLLPLGKKAKRAVPAVIEVMERYNYEDSTRELATILYTIGCDDIPSLVHELHKENEFYMEEFYDQWSKQAPVVRWSYFLDRFEHFPEDFARSEIWEDLLYDSEPGFLVYYENIEKDINRNRIFYALLKALKNDPQDVPSRFALFYAEKLRNKAKKNRESFFQIISEMTEILKLLNVHGKLNSGQRVYLECGIAAKSIQAFLLEKTDVLDILNETLSEISINPLLLFLKVNYIEKKEGIKRGMEELRQILPVLWKDDFILSKAFFLYLLFPDQNWDEIPSGKLYAFYTKVRSVFQNHFFRDGNFVTDLESFDMDLFIDVLKKEYSKLEIESHKVWIQNQAEEYLVFEKLGSISEKELATFLKPGNLSLNLSIAPKLLRSSKNFSKELLQLLEWETEKNSVFQILKLYYPNEFLKEELLQNSVFHTHLSFFIREYDEVSSRELAKFIFSKLQEKQNSLVIVETVKDLDPDAIIYCFLTVYWAFQNENRLNEFESILIQFLKDSDQTRPEYVLIATNLGVLQIEIGKLETAKITFDSIFSMDWSRFDYKKESDFMDKILGYDLDKQYSDIFRKYYAHAKFNAACLYSKLQDPEKSVSYLKEAAGLEPEIYNRTKILSEKDFLSIEHHEIYKEFINSLN, encoded by the coding sequence ATGATTTTTAGACCGAAAGACTTTCCAAAAAAGACAATTCCAAAATACTACTCAGACTACTTCGAAAAACTGAATCATTTTGATTTTGAAGGAGCCATAAAACTTCTTGAGAAAATTTTTCAAGACGAACGAAACCAAAATAAAAAGGGAATTTTAAAGGAAGAGAAGAAATACAAAAGTTTATCTGTTCGTTTTCAGGAGATGTTAGATGGATTTCATTTTTCTGAACCGTTATCTAAGAAAGTGGATCTGGTCTTAAAACATTTAGAAGAAAGTTTCAATCCGGAAAATTTAAGAGTTCATCGATTTAAACCTTTCAACGGTTTTCTTTTTAAGATGTCCGATGATGGATTTTCTAGTGCGGTTTTAGAATCGATTCATTTTGATCCGGAAACACAAAGAATTTCGAATGTGTTCGGACTCAATCACGAAATCATCTTTGAAAAAGATTCGTATCCTTCTGGAGAAGATTTGGAGGAAACAGAAGAAAACAGTTCCGAACTCTATGATTTTATCTACGATATGGAAGAGGGGGAATATTCGATTTATTATCAAGAAGAAAAAATCGACGGACGGGATTTACACGTTCATATCAAACTACTTCTATTTACAAAAATGATTCGTGAAATTGTAGATAAACTTTTGTTAGACGAAAGGTTCGCAAAGTTTCCGAAAGTTTTTCCTTTTTACGTTCTAGTAAACTCGGAAGAATGTTACAATTATACTCAGGATTCGTTTTTTTTAGAAATTTTGCCTCCGATTGAATTACAATCTATTCGAGAGAATCCTTATTTCACGTTGTATGAAACATCATCTAAAATCGAAAATTCCATTTCTGCAAAGGAAGAATTTTTATTTCATCTTAAATTTTTAGATCAACAGGATTCCAAAGAATTTCAGACCTTGCTTAAAATCGTAAATTCTAATCCGGAATTTCAATCTATTTTGGAAAAATCTGCCTCAGATTCTCTCAATTATAACTTCGACGAACAAGACGAACAAGACCTTCTTGCAAGAGTAAAGGATTTTGAGCCTCATCTATTTTCTTCGTTTTTTTGGAAACTGGCGCAATTCAATCCCAAATCTCATCTAGAAAACGCGCGCAATTTTCAGAACAAAGTTTTTTTCCGTCTTCCACCTCCGTTGGTTGATTCATACAAAATAGCAATTCCTAATATTAATGATTTTTCATATGTTTTGTTTCATTCTTATTTATCTATTCCGGAGGAATATAGGTCTGAATTTTATAGTTCGTTTGAGGAGACTTTAAATCGAATGAAGTCCTTGGCTCATCCCGGGTTTAAGATCCGAGCTATGGAGATCGAGGCCAGATTTAAATCCAATCAATTCGATTCTAAAGAGAGTCCGATATATTCAAATCCACCAGAAGAATTTATAGATGTGATCATCGATCTGATTCACTGTATGCCGAAAAAATTTCCTTGGTTTGGGGAAGCGTGGGATTTTATTTTTAAAGATAGACTTTTGCCTTTAGGGAAAAAGGCAAAAAGGGCGGTTCCCGCAGTGATTGAAGTGATGGAAAGATATAACTATGAGGACTCTACGCGAGAGCTCGCTACTATTTTGTACACCATCGGATGTGATGATATTCCTTCTCTCGTTCATGAATTGCATAAAGAAAACGAATTTTATATGGAGGAATTTTACGATCAGTGGTCTAAGCAAGCTCCTGTGGTACGTTGGTCATATTTTCTGGATCGGTTCGAACATTTTCCGGAAGATTTTGCGCGTTCTGAAATTTGGGAAGATCTTCTTTATGATAGCGAGCCTGGTTTTTTAGTATATTATGAAAATATTGAAAAGGATATAAATCGAAATCGGATTTTTTACGCGCTTTTAAAAGCTTTAAAAAACGATCCTCAAGACGTACCTTCACGTTTTGCTTTATTTTACGCCGAAAAGTTAAGGAATAAGGCTAAAAAAAATAGAGAAAGTTTTTTTCAAATTATATCCGAAATGACGGAAATTCTAAAGTTATTGAACGTACATGGAAAACTAAACAGTGGACAAAGGGTATATCTTGAATGTGGAATTGCGGCTAAGTCGATCCAAGCGTTTTTATTAGAGAAGACGGATGTGTTGGATATTTTAAATGAAACGTTATCCGAAATATCTATAAATCCTCTGTTGCTTTTTTTGAAAGTAAATTATATAGAAAAAAAAGAAGGGATCAAACGGGGTATGGAAGAATTAAGACAAATTCTTCCGGTTCTTTGGAAAGATGATTTTATACTTTCAAAAGCGTTCTTTTTATATCTTTTATTTCCAGATCAGAACTGGGACGAGATTCCTTCCGGAAAGTTATATGCTTTTTATACAAAAGTTCGTTCCGTTTTTCAAAATCATTTTTTTCGGGACGGTAATTTTGTAACTGATTTAGAATCCTTTGATATGGATTTGTTTATAGATGTATTAAAAAAAGAATATTCAAAACTTGAAATAGAGTCGCATAAGGTATGGATTCAAAATCAAGCCGAAGAATACTTGGTTTTCGAAAAGTTGGGTTCTATTTCCGAAAAGGAACTGGCTACATTTTTAAAACCTGGCAATTTATCTCTCAACCTTTCGATTGCGCCTAAACTTTTAAGAAGTTCTAAAAATTTTTCTAAGGAACTTTTACAACTTTTAGAATGGGAAACTGAGAAAAATTCGGTTTTTCAGATTTTGAAACTGTATTATCCAAATGAGTTTTTAAAAGAAGAACTTTTGCAAAATTCAGTTTTTCATACTCATTTGTCATTTTTTATTAGAGAATACGATGAGGTTTCTTCTAGAGAACTCGCTAAATTCATTTTTTCTAAACTTCAGGAAAAACAAAATTCATTAGTAATTGTAGAGACTGTAAAGGATTTGGATCCGGATGCGATCATATATTGTTTTTTAACTGTTTATTGGGCGTTTCAAAATGAAAATCGTTTAAATGAGTTTGAGTCGATTCTGATTCAATTTCTGAAAGATTCGGATCAGACAAGACCTGAATACGTTTTGATTGCAACTAATTTAGGAGTTTTGCAAATAGAAATAGGCAAGTTAGAAACGGCTAAAATAACTTTTGATTCAATTTTTTCTATGGATTGGAGCCGTTTTGATTATAAAAAAGAATCTGATTTTATGGATAAGATTTTAGGCTATGATTTAGATAAACAATACTCAGATATTTTTCGTAAATATTATGCACATGCAAAGTTTAACGCTGCCTGTTTGTATTCCAAGTTACAAGATCCCGAAAAAAGTGTATCTTATTTAAAAGAAGCAGCGGGTCTTGAGCCAGAAATTTACAATAGAACTAAAATTCTTTCTGAAAAAGATTTTTTATCTATAGAACACCACGAGATATATAAGGAATTTATAAATTCTTTAAATTAA
- a CDS encoding CBS domain-containing protein, translated as MKIETIYKYFLLTPSTHLPVVDDSGKLIGLLSRKLIQMEMADLSNSEKEYAQIPESFLETDIPESFFQYFQRQKSIPVLSITGEKKEEWDKVQLMAELGQLVSANRPSLPSTTETQKQEKEQNSRFWFMELILQNFPDGLLATDLEGSSLFYNETFEQNILPKKYFRDSIQQAERLLKEMSKNLLADYLKTNELRLDGNSTFSLQTYVSELECNVRIIVLKQNSKIAGYLYHFITPKAVLGRQDENGLEFPSIRDAFLQKLPLETMLKEVESSFIFYSLKANQDNISHTALQLGVPRTTLQNRIKFLDLQNRYSLSRENPIPRKKASASGSSEKSPKNTENNNSQTPNSKKSKKNGPKTNSASKKNSSKTTVKKRNRR; from the coding sequence ATGAAGATAGAAACCATTTACAAATATTTTCTACTTACACCCTCGACACATCTACCCGTTGTAGACGACTCTGGAAAACTGATCGGCTTGTTATCTCGTAAGTTGATCCAAATGGAAATGGCTGATTTAAGTAATTCCGAAAAAGAATATGCACAAATTCCAGAATCATTTTTAGAAACGGACATTCCAGAATCTTTCTTTCAATACTTTCAAAGACAAAAATCAATTCCGGTTTTATCTATAACAGGCGAAAAAAAAGAAGAATGGGACAAGGTGCAATTGATGGCGGAACTAGGACAACTCGTCTCAGCCAATCGTCCAAGCCTACCTTCCACAACCGAAACTCAAAAACAAGAAAAAGAACAAAACTCCCGTTTTTGGTTTATGGAACTCATACTTCAGAACTTTCCGGACGGACTTTTAGCAACCGATTTAGAAGGAAGTTCCCTATTTTACAACGAAACCTTTGAACAAAACATTCTACCTAAAAAGTATTTTCGGGATTCAATCCAACAAGCGGAAAGATTACTTAAGGAAATGAGTAAAAACCTTTTAGCGGATTATCTAAAAACCAACGAACTTCGATTAGACGGAAACTCTACCTTTTCTTTACAAACCTATGTGTCCGAACTAGAATGTAACGTAAGAATTATCGTTCTCAAACAAAACTCCAAAATAGCAGGATATCTCTATCATTTCATAACGCCTAAAGCCGTATTAGGACGTCAGGACGAAAATGGACTGGAATTTCCCTCCATTCGGGACGCGTTTTTACAAAAACTTCCACTAGAAACTATGCTTAAAGAAGTGGAAAGTTCGTTTATCTTTTATTCTTTAAAAGCAAACCAAGATAATATATCCCATACCGCTCTTCAATTAGGAGTTCCTAGAACCACACTTCAAAATAGAATCAAATTTTTAGATCTACAAAATCGTTATTCCCTTTCGAGAGAAAATCCGATTCCTCGTAAAAAGGCTTCGGCTTCTGGTTCTTCAGAAAAGTCGCCTAAAAATACGGAAAACAATAACTCTCAGACGCCTAACTCTAAAAAATCCAAAAAGAACGGGCCCAAAACAAACTCTGCATCTAAAAAAAATTCTTCTAAAACCACTGTAAAAAAAAGAAACCGTCGTTGA
- the rho gene encoding transcription termination factor Rho has translation MATARRDNKNRHQHSNHNHNNQNDSGDSFEEENVNQESQESDSSENSDPRSRKRKRGGYEGPAPVPIDLVELKKKAIADLIEVAKSLGVENTGGLKKQNLIFAILQAQAERDGQVHAAGVMEKLPDGYGFLRSPDYNYVPGPDDIYVSPSQIKLFGLRTGDTVEGQIRPPKESERFFAMLRVETVNGYTPDVAGKRALFDNLTPLYPNERLKMEYDPSMLDTRILDLMCPIGKGQRALIVAPPRTGKTILMQNIANAITSNHPECSLIVLLIDERPEEVTDMARHVRGEVVSSTFDEPAQRHVQVAEMVIEKAKRLVEHGKDVVILLDSITRLARAYNQVIPTSGKILSGGVDSNALHKPKRFFGAARNIEEGGSLTIIATALIDTGSKMDEVIFEEFKGTGNMEIHLDRKLSDKRIFPAIDINKSGTRKEELLITKDVLQKVFVLRKVLSPMSITESMELLLEKMRLSKTNDAFLASMNTQ, from the coding sequence ATGGCAACAGCAAGACGAGACAATAAAAACAGACACCAACATTCAAACCACAATCATAACAACCAAAACGACTCTGGAGATTCTTTCGAAGAAGAAAACGTAAATCAAGAATCTCAAGAATCTGATTCTTCTGAAAATTCAGATCCCAGATCTCGTAAACGCAAACGAGGGGGGTACGAAGGCCCGGCGCCGGTGCCCATCGACCTTGTAGAACTGAAGAAAAAAGCGATCGCGGATTTGATCGAAGTCGCTAAAAGTTTAGGAGTAGAAAACACTGGCGGTTTAAAAAAGCAGAATTTGATCTTCGCCATTCTACAAGCGCAAGCGGAAAGAGACGGACAAGTTCATGCTGCTGGAGTTATGGAAAAACTTCCGGATGGATATGGATTTTTACGTTCTCCGGATTATAACTACGTTCCAGGTCCAGATGATATTTATGTTTCTCCTTCTCAGATCAAATTGTTCGGTCTTAGAACCGGAGATACAGTCGAAGGTCAGATTCGTCCACCCAAAGAATCGGAGCGATTTTTTGCAATGCTTAGAGTGGAAACCGTCAACGGTTATACTCCGGACGTAGCCGGCAAACGCGCCTTATTTGACAACTTAACTCCTCTTTATCCAAACGAAAGACTCAAGATGGAATACGATCCATCTATGTTGGATACTAGAATTTTAGATTTGATGTGTCCGATTGGAAAAGGACAAAGGGCCTTGATAGTAGCACCTCCTAGAACCGGTAAAACGATTCTGATGCAGAATATCGCAAACGCGATTACATCCAATCATCCGGAATGTTCTTTAATTGTACTTCTAATCGACGAACGTCCCGAAGAAGTGACAGATATGGCCCGACACGTTCGTGGAGAAGTAGTTTCTTCCACATTCGACGAACCTGCACAAAGACACGTTCAAGTCGCGGAGATGGTCATCGAAAAAGCAAAACGTCTTGTGGAACACGGAAAAGACGTGGTTATACTTTTAGATTCAATCACCCGTTTGGCTCGAGCCTATAACCAAGTCATTCCTACTTCCGGTAAAATTCTTTCCGGTGGAGTGGATTCCAATGCACTTCATAAACCGAAGCGATTTTTCGGAGCGGCGAGAAACATTGAAGAAGGCGGTTCTCTAACGATCATCGCCACTGCTTTGATAGATACTGGATCCAAAATGGATGAGGTGATCTTTGAAGAATTCAAAGGAACGGGAAATATGGAAATCCATCTGGACCGAAAACTTTCCGATAAACGGATCTTTCCCGCAATCGATATTAATAAATCCGGAACTCGTAAGGAAGAACTATTAATCACCAAAGACGTTCTTCAGAAAGTGTTTGTTCTACGAAAAGTACTTTCTCCTATGAGTATCACGGAAAGCATGGAATTATTGCTGGAAAAAATGAGGCTTTCTAAAACAAACGACGCCTTTTTAGCCAGTATGAACACACAGTAA
- the rpmE gene encoding 50S ribosomal protein L31 encodes MKTEIHPNYRAAKISCASCGTVYETRTSIGDINIEICSACHPFFTGKSKLVDTTGRVDKFKKKYKMQ; translated from the coding sequence ATGAAAACCGAAATTCATCCAAACTATAGAGCAGCTAAAATCAGCTGTGCATCCTGTGGAACCGTATACGAAACCAGAACTTCTATCGGCGATATTAATATCGAGATCTGCTCCGCTTGCCATCCTTTCTTTACGGGAAAGTCTAAACTAGTGGATACCACTGGTCGGGTAGATAAGTTCAAGAAAAAATATAAGATGCAGTAA
- a CDS encoding pentapeptide repeat-containing protein: MSVMDFTRYKQINDDRVNYREMEDATVVSNYRNVGCGDGYRIYLKIDSSETVTDASYTTTGCGFGIVALAMATEFAKGKTIEQLKSITSTDIESMFEFPERRKNYPESAVAALLQAVRDYESGAGIPKEKRITAGKALEILKVKGSLKDEDLSSIILEKLKFDGVDFSGANLGHAFLQNSSFVGANFSGAKLRGSFLNNADLRNSNFRGADLRWAKLAGANVEGADFTDAIYDIGTRLDQKQIHLFSVMKKEGKDIYLNK; the protein is encoded by the coding sequence ATGAGTGTAATGGACTTCACGCGGTATAAACAAATCAACGACGATCGAGTCAACTATCGTGAAATGGAAGACGCGACCGTCGTTTCTAATTATAGAAACGTTGGTTGTGGAGACGGTTATCGAATTTATTTAAAAATTGATTCTTCAGAAACGGTCACGGACGCAAGTTATACAACAACCGGTTGCGGGTTCGGAATTGTGGCTCTTGCGATGGCAACGGAATTCGCAAAAGGAAAAACAATCGAACAACTCAAATCGATCACTTCTACAGACATCGAATCCATGTTCGAATTTCCGGAACGTAGAAAAAACTATCCAGAATCCGCGGTCGCAGCCCTACTACAAGCGGTGCGAGATTACGAAAGCGGAGCGGGCATTCCCAAAGAAAAAAGAATCACCGCCGGAAAAGCATTAGAAATTTTGAAAGTAAAAGGTTCTCTCAAAGACGAAGACCTTTCCAGTATTATATTAGAGAAACTTAAATTTGATGGAGTCGATTTTTCAGGCGCCAATTTAGGACACGCATTTCTACAAAACTCTTCCTTTGTAGGAGCTAACTTCTCCGGAGCCAAACTCAGAGGTTCTTTTTTAAACAACGCGGATCTTAGAAACTCAAATTTCAGAGGCGCCGATCTTCGTTGGGCAAAACTAGCAGGCGCAAACGTAGAAGGCGCTGATTTTACGGACGCAATCTACGACATTGGAACCCGTCTTGATCAAAAACAAATTCATCTTTTTTCCGTCATGAAAAAAGAAGGTAAAGATATTTACTTAAACAAATGA